A single Eulemur rufifrons isolate Redbay chromosome 9, OSU_ERuf_1, whole genome shotgun sequence DNA region contains:
- the SOST gene encoding sclerostin: MQLSLALCLLCLLVHTAFRVVEGQGWQAFKNDATEIIPELGEYPEPPPELENNKTMNRAENGGRPPHHPFETKDVSEYSCRELHFTRYVTDGPCRSAKPVTELVCSGQCGPARLLPNAIGRGKWWRPSGPDFRCIPDRYRAQRVQLLCPGGAAPRARKVRLVASCKCKRLTRFHNQSELKDFGPEAARPQKGRKPRPRARGAKANQAELENAY; the protein is encoded by the exons ATGCAGCTCTCTCTAGCCCTGTGTCTCCTCTGCCTGCTGGTGCACACAGCCTTCCGCGTGGTGGAGGGCCAGGGGTGGCAGGCCTTCAAGAACGATGCCACAGAGATCATCCCCGAGCTCGGAGAGTACCCTGAGCCTCCGCCAGAGCTGGAGAACAACAAGACCATGAACCGGGCGGAGAATGGAGGGCGGCCTCCCCACCACCCTTTTGAGACCAAAG ACGTGTCCGAGTACAGCTGCCGCGAGCTGCACTTCACCCGCTACGTGACCGACGGGCCGTGCCGCAGCGCCAAGCCGGTCACCGAGCTGGTGTGCTCGGGCCAGTGCGGCCCCGCGCGCCTGCTGCCCAACGCCATCGGCCGCGGCAAGTGGTGGCGCCCGAGCGGGCCCGACTTCCGCTGCATCCCCGACCGCTACCGCGCGCAGCGGGTGCAGCTGCTGTGTCCCGGAGGCGCGGCGCCGCGCGCGCGCAAGGTGCGCCTCGTGGCCTCGTGCAAGTGCAAGCGCCTCACCCGCTTCCACAACCAGTCCGAGCTCAAGGACTTCGGGCCCGAGGCCGCGCGGCCGCAGAAGGGCCGGAAGCCGCGACCCCGCGCCCGGGGCGCCAAAGCCAACCAGGCCGAGCTGGAGAACGCCTACTAG